AAAATAATAAAGTGCCATATGAATTAAACGCGCTATTACATACACCCACACACACATAGCAAATATAGGGCTTTGGTAATTAATAACAAACGCAAATAACACAGTACCTATAAACAACGCGCTATTTTCTAAGGTGTTATGAAATGTACGATGTGCTCTAAAAATAAAGCTGCCATGCGATAAGTTTTCGTCTATTTTACCAGGTACAGCATTAGGCTGTTTTGCTTTACTAAATGTGGCAACAGACCACTGCACAACCAACATAATTAAGTACGCGTAAAACGCTATATAAGCAGAAAGTGCTACTTCAGTCATCATTAAATCCTTAAAATTATTTTAACTGATTAGCTAAAGCAAATATTAGGCCTCAATTAATCTATTGATATTTAATAGATTTTTTACGCTTAGCTAATTTTATGTGTAATAACTGCAAATTAATTTATAAATGTTACCCAGTAAGCTAAAAGCACTCAAATATAAAACTATTAGCTTCTTAAGGTGAGTGTGATGAGAATAACACCGTGATCAGTCGTTAAATCATCGCGTTCATATTCTGGGTTTATTAAATGTCTGTCGTAGGTATGATGATTACTCACTTCAAAAAAGCTGTCGTCGTAACTTGGGTCAAATTCACAAGAAAGTAAAATATAATCAAGCACTGAACTGCTTGTACCATAATAATGGCTAGGTTTACGCGTTAAACAGGGTAACTGGTTTTGCTCTTCAACTGTTTGACTGTCACTAATATTACTAACTGCATCGCTAATATTTGCTTCATCAGTATAAGGAGCAAGCGTGTTTTCAGCCTCGTTAATCTTTGTTTTTACAGTAGCTGGCGATAAGCTGTGCTCAGCGAGCTGGCTTAGCTTTGCTTTTGTATATAAATCCCACGAATCATTTAAACAATATTTAGCAAGGTAGGCTTTAGCATCATTAGCAGGGGCAAAACGTAATGTGTTTGTGAGCAAGTGGCTAAGCACACCATCGGCAAGCTCGTTATTAAAATCTCCCATTAGCACCATAGGGAACTGCGTGGCTTCGCGCCGTGCTATCATTTCAATCATGAGTAATGTTGCTTCACTGCCGCGCTGCACGGTTGATCCCCACGAGCCTGCAACGTTAGCTTTTAATGTTTCTATTATGTTTTTCTCAGGTGTCAGCTCATTAGCAGAGGTAGCCAATGCATTCGTGTTTATCTCAGGCTCTATCATTGGGCGTTTAGACTTAAAGTGCACAACGTAGCAATCGGTACTACCTACATGGGGTAATGAGATAGTGGCTCTTACTATTTTACGACTAAACGTAAAGTCACTGCGCAGGCCGAGTTCACTTGCAAGAGCAGTATTGTGCTTAACCGCCTCTGTGGCAGTTATAGGGTATTTAGAGGCGATGGCAACTACAGGGCTTTTATAAATAAAGTCATCAATAACCTCTGGCGAGTCAACTACAGCAAAATACGCGTAACCTTGCTGCGCCATTAGCGCTTGTAGCGATTCAATGCTAAACACTTCTTGAAAACCAATTACATCTGGTGCGTGTTGTTTTAAATAATCGATAATCCAGCGTTGTTTGCGGGCCCACTGCTCTGCGGTATAAATTTTTTCAAATTCATAATATGCATTGGGCGGCTCAAGGTAATTAAACAGGTTAAATGTGGCTATTTTAAGTTGCGTATTTTTAACCGCGGGTACGTGTAAATCACTCGTAGCTGACACATTTTGATGTAAAGAAGATTCTAAATTACTAATAACACGAGTCCTGCTAATTTAAGTAGCTTAATTATACCTCATCGGCCCTAAAATCCTAAGCCGTGAATTATTCTCAACATGCAATTTAAAGCCGTAATTTACGCTATACTGCCTGCCCCGTTATTAACGTAATACAGGCATTATGAACTACTCAAACTTTGGTACTAAATTTACACAACCCAATGGTATAACGCAGCTTATGGAAGATTTAGGCAGCGCAAATAGCAGCAATAACCCAAATATTGTTATGCTTGGCGGTGGTAACCCCGCACAAGTACCAGAGGTTAATGCCGTATTTTTAGATGAATTACAAAAGTTAGTAGCCAGCAATAAAGTGTCGCAAGTGTTTGGCTTATACGATGGCCCAACCGGTAACGATGAATTTAGAGCAGCCCTTGCCAAACAACTTAATAGCGAGTTTAGCTGGGGGTTAACTGCCAATAACGTAGCACTGGGTAACGGCAGCCAAGCTAACTTTTTTGTATTATTTAATATGTTAGCAGGCAAAATGAGTGATGGCAGTACCAAGCGTATACTCTTCCCTCTTGCGCCTGAGTACGTAGGCTACGCCGACCAAGGTTTATCTGATGATATGTTTGTGGCTATAAAGCCCGACATTGAAATTTTAAATACTTCAAATGGCTCAAAACAATTTAAATACGTGATTGATTTTGACGCGGTTGAAAAAGTACTTGCTCAAGATAGCAGCATAAGCGCGCTGTGCGTATCACGCCCAACCAACCCAACCGGTAATGTCATAACCGATGAAGAAGTACGCCACCTAGATGCCCTTGCACACAAATATAATATTCCTCTTATTATTGATAATGCCTATGGCGACCCATTCCCAGGCTGTATTTACACCGATGCAAACCTCACTTGGAACTCAAACATTATATTGTGTATGTCGCTTTCAAAACTTGGCTTACCAGGTTTGCGCACCGGTATTGTGGTGGCAAATAACGAGATAATTAAAGCCATTGGCCGCGTTAATGGCTCTATGGTGTTATCGCCTAACGCCATTGGACCAAGCTTAGTCACGCGCTTAATTAACGATGGTGAGCTACTGCCTTTGTGTAAAAATACCGTGTTGCCTTTTTATAAAAACAAAGCACAAATTGCAATTAGTCTGTTTGATGAAATTTTTGCAGACTTACCCGTATATTTACATAAACTCGAAGGCGCATTTTTTATGTGGCTGTGGTTTAAAGACTCAAAAATAACCAGCGAAATGCTTTATCAAAAACTCAAAGAGCAAGACGTATATATAATTCCTGGCCATAACTTTTTTATCGGTATTGAAGATAGCTGGGAGCACAAGCACCAGTGCGTACGTATTAACTACGCCAACGATGAGGCAACACTTAAAAAAGGCCTTGAGGCAATTAAAGCGCTTATTATGTAGTACTGTTTAAAAATAGCTTAGCAAGGTGGCTAACACCTAAACGTTAGCTACCTTATTAATTTTTAACTCACTTTTTAGTGTTTAATACATTTGTTAACACTACAAACAGCAAACCACCTGTAGCACCTGCTAATAACTGCATATAAAAGCCCCAACCCCGCGCACCCGCTATAATATGAATATTCATAATAGATTCAATGGCAATGAGTACCACAGCAAAAGCAGTAATACCCGCTGCAATAAATAACGCCACACTGTATTGTTTAACTTTTTTAGTAAGTTTTGCAGTCACTAAAAACGCAATGGCAAGCGCTACGGCAATAATAGCGCCATAGGTAGGTAATAAACCCAACCAGTCATCTAGTGTTAAATTAATACGATCGCTTAAGCTGACGACTACGCCTACGCCTACATTAACTAATTGATTGACAACGTATTGGCTATGAAACAAGCTAGCAAGAGTAAAGGTAAGTAACCAAGAAACTAAAAATATAGGGAGTACACGTGTTAAAAATGGCATGGTTATCTCAACTTAAAATAAAGCTTTTTTCTTACAGTAGCAAAGGCTTGCAATCTAAACAACGACTCTGTCAATTCACGCTATGTTTGTTTATAGGGCTTTTTGCGTCCACGGCCAGTGCGGCTACATTACCTAAAGAGCAGTACAGCGCTCACACACTAGCAACACAATTAAATTCGCCGTGGAGTATGGTTAAACTGCCAAATGACACATGGCTAATTACAGAGCGCGACGGCCACGTTGTTATTGTAAAAAACAATCAGCAAACTAGAGTAAATTTAAACCTTGAAGGCTTATACGTTGCAGGCCAAGGCGGCTTACTTGATATAGTGCTCTCGCCTAATTTTAACACCACTAAAGAAATCATATTTACCTACGCGCAAGGTACTGCTGAAGCTAACCGCCTTGTAATTGCCAAAGCCACGTTTAATGGCGCTGACTTTTCAAAGCCTGTAATTATTTACAAAGTGGCCACTGATAAAAACACCCCACAGCACTACGCTGGCCGCGCCCTTATTTTACCCGACAACACCCTACTGTTTTCAACCGGTGATGGCTTTGATTTTAGAGAGCAAGCACAAGTGATAACCAGCCAACTGGGCAAACTATTACGTATAAACCTAGATGGCACTATCCCAAAAGATAACCCGTTTATTAATCACAAAAACCCTAATGCACACGCTGTTTACTCGCTCGGTCACCGTAACCCACAGGGCTTAGTATATGATTACGATACCGAGCAAATTGTCAGCCACGAGCACGGCCCCGCCGGTGGCGATGAGCTAAATTACTTAACGCCAGCTACCAACTACGGCTGGCCGGTGATCACCTACGGTGACGATTACTCGCAAGCGCGCATATCTCCTTTTAGAGATTACCCCGGCATGCAAAAGCCAAGCGTAGATTGGACGCCATCAATCGCCCCTTCGGGTATGGCGTATTATGGCTCTAAACACGCCGCATTCCCTTCACTTGCACAACATGTGCTCATCACTACACTTGTAGATAAAAAGCTCTACAGCGTTAATCTGGCTAATGGCGAATTCACCCAGTCACACATATTTCCAGAAGCAACAGGACGATTAAGGGATGTGTATGTAACCACTGAAGGTAATGTAGCAATATTAACCGATGGGAAAGATGCGAAGCTGATGTTGTTTAAAGCAAATTAATTCACAAAGAGAGTTAAGGCGCTTCGCTTTTAGAGGATAATAGCGACTAAGGGATCCGCTTTAATCACTCACAAACAGACTAGGGCTCACTAATTGTCAGTGTATTAGTAGCAAAATCTACTATCGCTTGGTATTTTATAAAAAATGAAGAGCCTAATAATCCATGTATTGTATTGCCACCACCAGCGGCCTGAACATGGTCTAGGTTGAGTGATACAAACTGCGTACTTTCATACAACTGGCCTGTCAATTCAAATTATTAAACGTCTATTAAGCCCATTTCGTGTTCGGCTGTACCTAAACCTGCGGCATTTTCTTCGCTTATTTCTTTTTTTATTCCAAGCTTTTTAATACATGTCCTATCTAAAACAGATGCACCCGCCGCTGTATCTAAAATTAAACGTACTTTATGCCAGTTTATTTTAGCCAGAATAATTTGATGACCTGTTTCTGTTACTTCAAATTTCAAGCTTGTGGTTTTTTATAAGCCTTTAAACCAATGTTACAATTGTTTCTCTATTCGAGCAACAATACGATCTCGCTTCCGCTCCCAAGTTGATGAGGAGAGTGTATTGCTTAGATAAAAGTCATTTTCAATTTTATCTTTTAAAGAATTAAGCTTCATAGTCTCATTAATTTTTAACCCTTGAGATAAAGGTATAACACCTTTGATATCAGAGTAATCTAGAGGAGGAATAATCATTGGTATATGCTCTTTCGCCAATACCCATGTCGCTCCCATTTCACATAAACAAACTGGGCTCTTGTAAAAATTTTCAGAGAGAATGAAAATTACAAGTGAATCAGCAGATAACTCTTCTTTGATTTTATCAAGAAAGTTAGCACCTAAATCTATTCCGTAGCCCTCAAATGAAGTACAAAATATTTGATTAGATTCAAGGCCTATTGTTTCTAGTATTTCTATTACTTCTTCCACTAAATCAGAATCAGCTGATGCGTGGCTGATAAACACTTTAGATAAAGGTTTATCTTGAGAATCTAATACCTCCATTGGACTATCAACCACTT
The sequence above is drawn from the Pseudoalteromonas espejiana DSM 9414 genome and encodes:
- a CDS encoding PQQ-dependent sugar dehydrogenase, whose product is MLKMAWLSQLKIKLFSYSSKGLQSKQRLCQFTLCLFIGLFASTASAATLPKEQYSAHTLATQLNSPWSMVKLPNDTWLITERDGHVVIVKNNQQTRVNLNLEGLYVAGQGGLLDIVLSPNFNTTKEIIFTYAQGTAEANRLVIAKATFNGADFSKPVIIYKVATDKNTPQHYAGRALILPDNTLLFSTGDGFDFREQAQVITSQLGKLLRINLDGTIPKDNPFINHKNPNAHAVYSLGHRNPQGLVYDYDTEQIVSHEHGPAGGDELNYLTPATNYGWPVITYGDDYSQARISPFRDYPGMQKPSVDWTPSIAPSGMAYYGSKHAAFPSLAQHVLITTLVDKKLYSVNLANGEFTQSHIFPEATGRLRDVYVTTEGNVAILTDGKDAKLMLFKAN
- a CDS encoding toll/interleukin-1 receptor domain-containing protein; the protein is MNTFSDNEKVRLLKKLIEKSKSVTVENSSDINFKSWKNLVERTFIKVFGNESPEFIHFCKLRFSAYTPIMIGPSYTDYTQEHLRTFRESFTMLNSSIEQYIEELEEQVVDSPMEVLDSQDKPLSKVFISHASADSDLVEEVIEILETIGLESNQIFCTSFEGYGIDLGANFLDKIKEELSADSLVIFILSENFYKSPVCLCEMGATWVLAKEHIPMIIPPLDYSDIKGVIPLSQGLKINETMKLNSLKDKIENDFYLSNTLSSSTWERKRDRIVARIEKQL
- a CDS encoding valine--pyruvate transaminase; translation: MNYSNFGTKFTQPNGITQLMEDLGSANSSNNPNIVMLGGGNPAQVPEVNAVFLDELQKLVASNKVSQVFGLYDGPTGNDEFRAALAKQLNSEFSWGLTANNVALGNGSQANFFVLFNMLAGKMSDGSTKRILFPLAPEYVGYADQGLSDDMFVAIKPDIEILNTSNGSKQFKYVIDFDAVEKVLAQDSSISALCVSRPTNPTGNVITDEEVRHLDALAHKYNIPLIIDNAYGDPFPGCIYTDANLTWNSNIILCMSLSKLGLPGLRTGIVVANNEIIKAIGRVNGSMVLSPNAIGPSLVTRLINDGELLPLCKNTVLPFYKNKAQIAISLFDEIFADLPVYLHKLEGAFFMWLWFKDSKITSEMLYQKLKEQDVYIIPGHNFFIGIEDSWEHKHQCVRINYANDEATLKKGLEAIKALIM
- a CDS encoding MAPEG family protein, producing MTEVALSAYIAFYAYLIMLVVQWSVATFSKAKQPNAVPGKIDENLSHGSFIFRAHRTFHNTLENSALFIGTVLFAFVINYQSPIFAMCVWVYVIARLIHMALYYFIATEQNPSPRTYFFLISFIANIVMLILIGLRLIA
- a CDS encoding endonuclease/exonuclease/phosphatase family protein, coding for MFNYLEPPNAYYEFEKIYTAEQWARKQRWIIDYLKQHAPDVIGFQEVFSIESLQALMAQQGYAYFAVVDSPEVIDDFIYKSPVVAIASKYPITATEAVKHNTALASELGLRSDFTFSRKIVRATISLPHVGSTDCYVVHFKSKRPMIEPEINTNALATSANELTPEKNIIETLKANVAGSWGSTVQRGSEATLLMIEMIARREATQFPMVLMGDFNNELADGVLSHLLTNTLRFAPANDAKAYLAKYCLNDSWDLYTKAKLSQLAEHSLSPATVKTKINEAENTLAPYTDEANISDAVSNISDSQTVEEQNQLPCLTRKPSHYYGTSSSVLDYILLSCEFDPSYDDSFFEVSNHHTYDRHLINPEYERDDLTTDHGVILITLTLRS